The following are encoded in a window of Harmonia axyridis chromosome 7, icHarAxyr1.1, whole genome shotgun sequence genomic DNA:
- the LOC123685348 gene encoding 60S ribosomal protein L27a-like, whose protein sequence is MKRYVEGRGNAGCMHHHRIDFDKYHPGYFGKLGMVRYHKKNSKWQPAINIDKLWTLVSELTRQKYKDDPNGKAPVIKLINAGYYKLLGKGRLPAQPVIVKARFFSKRAEDKINAVGGACIPQVGMVFNDAFVVPRSKFVTYATYHFGQFRWA, encoded by the coding sequence ATGAAACGTTATGTGGAAGGACGCGGTAATGCTGGTTGTATGCATCACCACCGGATTGACTTTGACAAATACCATCCTGGATATTTTGGAAAGCTTGGTATGGtcagatatcataaaaaaaactctAAATGGCAGCCAGCCATCAACATTGATAAATTATGGACACTTGTAAGTGAACTAACAAGACAGAAGTACAAAGATGACCCTAATGGAAAGGCCCCAGTTATAAAACTTATTAATGCTGGATACTACAAACTTTTAGGAAAAGGAAGGTTGCCCGCTCAACCAGTCATAGTGAAGGCTAGATTCTTCTCTAAAAGGGCAGAAGATAAGATCAACGCTGTAGGAGGAGCTTGTATTCCCCAAGTAGGCATGGTTTTCAACGATGCCTTTGTTGTTCCTAGAAGCAAATTCGTTACATATGCTACTTACCACTTCGGACAATTCCGCTGGGCTTAG
- the LOC123685184 gene encoding cystathionine beta-synthase-like, with protein sequence MKNSNLEYELLAKCEYFNPGGSVKDRIAHRIVEDAEKAGILKPGATIIEPTSGNTGIGLALAAAVKGYRCVIVISEKMSNEKVDVLKALGAEVVRTPISASSDSPEGLFGVTNRLKNEIPNSIILDQYSNPGNPLAYYDTTAEEILDQCDSKIDMIVLGTGTGGTMTGIGRKIEEKSPNTIVVGVDPEGSILALPEEEEEGLDSATSLIQAAKNLMNAVVLTVKASYVASTKYPRQTGTVASPIVVWKMKAPEKKPLVRPEKPEEVRAKVRKGSQKKVQNPIHALSEFQSATESI encoded by the exons ATGAAGAATTCGAATTTGGAATATGAACTACTAGCCAAATGTGAGTATTTCAATCCTGGTGGTTCTGTGAAAGATCGAATTGCCCACCGGATTGTAGAAGATGCTGAAAAAGCAGGAATACTGAAACCAGGCGCTACAATAATTGAACCCACTTCTGGAAATACTGGTATTGGTCTCGCACTTGCAGCTGCTGTTAAAGGGTACCGTTGTGTGATAGTTATATCCGAGAAGAtgtcaaatgaaaaagtggatgtTCTTAAAGCTCTTGGTGCCGAAGTGGTCAGAACTCCTATCTCAGCTAGTTCCGATTCACCTGAAGGACTATTTGGCGTAACTAACAGACTGAAGAATGAAATTCCCAACTCTATTATTCTCGACCAATACAGTAATCCTGGAAATCCTTTGGCGTATTATGATACAACTGCTgaggaaatattggatcaatGTGATAGTAAAATCGATATGATTGTACTTGGTACTGGTACAG GTGGCACCATGACAGGAATTGGAAGAAAGATCGAAGAAAAATCACCAAACACAATCGTTGTAGGTGTTGATCCTGAAGGTTCCATTTTAGCACtgcctgaagaagaagaagaaggcttGGATAGTGCAACTTCATTAATTCAAGCAgccaaaaatttgatgaatgcAGTTGTATTGACTGTTAAGGCCTCTTACGTGGCATCAACGAAATACCCAAGACAAACTGGAACTGTGGCGTCTCCGATTGTGGTTTGGAAGATGAAAGCACCGGAGAAAAAACCTTTGGTAAGACCAGAAAAACCAGAAGAAGTTCGAGCCAAGGTGAGAAAAGGCTCACAGAAGAAGGTTCAAAACCCTATTCATGCACTGTCAGAGTTTCAGAGTGCAACTGAATCGATATAA
- the LOC123685347 gene encoding cystathionine beta-synthase-like: MKIFSRVKLVLGTGTGGTMTGIGRKIEEKSPNTIVVGVDPEGSILALPEEEEEGLDSATSLIQAAKNLMNAVVLTVKASYVASTKYPRQTGTVASPIVVWKMKAPEKKPLVRPEKPEEVRAKIRFRLSNLMKNSNLEYELLAKCEYFNPGGSVKDRIAHRIVEDAEKAGILKPGATIIEPTSGNTGIGLALAAAVKGYRCVIVISEKMSNEKVDVLKALGAEVVRTPISASSDSPEGLFGVTNRLKNEIPNSIILDQYSNPGNPLAYYDTTAEEILDQCDSKIDMIVLGTGTGGTMTGIGRKIEEKSPNTIVVGVDPEGSILALPEEEEEGLDSATSLIQAAKNLMNAVVLTVKASYVASTKYPRQTGTVASPIVVWKMKAPEKKPLVRPEKPEEVRAKVRKGSQKKVQNPIHALSEFQSATESI, from the exons atgaaaatattctcgAGAGTAAAATTGGTACTTGGTACTGGTACAGGTGGCACCATGACAGGAATTGGAAGAAAGATCGAAGAAAAATCACCAAACACAATCGTTGTAGGTGTTGATCCTGAAGGTTCCATTTTAGCACtgcctgaagaagaagaagaaggcttGGATAGTGCAACTTCATTAATTCAAGCAgccaaaaatttgatgaatgcAGTTGTATTGACTGTTAAGGCCTCTTACGTGGCATCAACGAAATACCCAAGACAAACTGGAACTGTGGCGTCTCCGATTGTGGTTTGGAAGATGAAAGCACCGGAGAAAAAACCTTTGGTAAGACCAGAAAAACCAGAAGAAGTTCGAGCCAAG attagatttagattATCTAATTTAATGAAGAATTCGAATTTGGAATATGAACTACTAGCCAAATGTGAGTATTTCAATCCTGGTGGTTCTGTGAAAGATCGAATTGCCCACCGGATTGTAGAAGATGCTGAAAAAGCAGGAATACTGAAACCAGGCGCTACAATAATTGAACCCACTTCTGGAAATACTGGTATTGGTCTCGCACTTGCAGCTGCTGTTAAAGGGTACCGTTGTGTGATAGTTATATCCGAGAAGAtgtcaaatgaaaaagtggatgtTCTTAAAGCTCTTGGTGCCGAAGTGGTCAGAACTCCTATCTCAGCTAGTTCCGATTCACCTGAAGGACTATTTGGCGTAACTAACAGACTGAAGAATGAAATTCCCAACTCTATTATTCTCGACCAATACAGTAATCCTGGAAATCCTTTGGCGTATTATGATACAACTGCTgaggaaatattggatcaatGTGATAGTAAAATCGATATGATTGTACTTGGTACTGGTACAG GTGGCACCATGACAGGAATTGGAAGAAAGATCGAAGAAAAATCACCAAACACAATCGTTGTAGGTGTTGATCCTGAAGGTTCCATTTTAGCACtgcctgaagaagaagaagaaggcttGGATAGTGCAACTTCATTAATTCAAGCAgccaaaaatttgatgaatgcAGTTGTATTGACTGTTAAGGCCTCTTACGTGGCATCAACGAAATACCCAAGACAAACTGGAACTGTGGCGTCTCCGATTGTGGTTTGGAAGATGAAAGCACCGGAGAAAAAACCTTTGGTAAGACCAGAAAAACCAGAAGAAGTTCGAGCCAAGGTGAGAAAAGGCTCACAGAAGAAGGTTCAAAACCCTATTCATGCACTGTCAGAGTTTCAGAGTGCAACTGAATCGATATAA
- the LOC123685212 gene encoding catenin alpha-like, translated as MTGIGRKIEEKSPNTIVVGVDPEGSILALPEEEEEGLDSATSLIQAAKNLMNAVVLTVKASYVASTKYPRQTGTVASPIVVWKMKAPEKKPLVRPEKPEEVRAKVRKGSQKKVQNPIHALSEFQSATESI; from the coding sequence ATGACAGGAATTGGAAGAAAGATCGAAGAAAAATCACCAAACACAATCGTTGTAGGTGTTGATCCTGAAGGTTCCATTTTAGCACtgcctgaagaagaagaagaaggcttGGATAGTGCAACTTCATTAATTCAAGCAgccaaaaatttgatgaatgcAGTTGTATTGACTGTTAAGGCCTCTTACGTGGCATCAACGAAATACCCAAGACAAACTGGAACTGTGGCGTCTCCGATTGTGGTTTGGAAGATGAAAGCACCGGAGAAAAAACCTTTGGTAAGACCAGAAAAACCAGAAGAAGTTCGAGCCAAGGTGAGAAAAGGCTCACAGAAGAAGGTTCAAAACCCTATTCATGCACTGTCAGAGTTTCAGAGTGCAACTGAATCGATATAA
- the LOC123685208 gene encoding catenin alpha-like, whose product MTGIGRKIEEKSPNTIVVGVDPEGSILALPEEEEEGLDSATSLIQAAKNLMNAVVLTVKASYVASTKYPRQTGTVASPIVVWKMKAPEKKPLVRPEKPEEVRAKVRKGSQKKVQNPIHALSEFQSATESI is encoded by the coding sequence ATCGAAGAAAAATCACCAAACACAATCGTTGTAGGTGTTGATCCTGAAGGTTCCATTTTAGCACtgcctgaagaagaagaagaaggcttGGATAGTGCAACTTCATTAATTCAAGCAgccaaaaatttgatgaatgcAGTTGTATTGACTGTTAAGGCCTCTTACGTGGCATCAACGAAATACCCAAGACAAACTGGAACTGTGGCGTCTCCGATTGTGGTTTGGAAGATGAAAGCACCGGAGAAAAAACCTTTGGTAAGACCAGAAAAACCAGAAGAAGTTCGAGCCAAGGTGAGAAAAGGCTCACAGAAGAAGGTTCAAAACCCTATTCATGCACTGTCAGAGTTTCAGAGTGCAACTGAATCGATATAA
- the LOC123685213 gene encoding catenin alpha-like → MTGIGRKIEEKSPNTIVVGVDPEGSILALPEEEEEGLDSATSLIQAAKNLMNAVVLTVKASYVASTKYPRQTGTVASPIKVWKMKAPEKKPLVRPEKPEEVRAKVRKGSQKKVQNPIHALSEFQSATESI, encoded by the coding sequence ATGACAGGAATTGGAAGAAAGATCGAAGAAAAATCACCAAACACAATCGTTGTAGGTGTTGATCCTGAAGGTTCCATTTTAGCACtgcctgaagaagaagaagaaggcttGGATAGTGCAACTTCATTAATTCAAGCAgccaaaaatttgatgaatgcAGTTGTATTGACTGTTAAGGCCTCTTACGTGGCATCAACGAAATACCCAAGACAAACTGGAACTGTGGCGTCTCCGATTAAGGTTTGGAAGATGAAAGCACCGGAGAAAAAACCTTTGGTAAGACCAGAAAAACCAGAAGAAGTTCGAGCCAAGGTGAGAAAAGGCTCACAGAAGAAGGTTCAAAACCCTATTCATGCACTGTCAGAGTTTCAGAGTGCAACTGAATCGATATAA
- the LOC123685171 gene encoding cystathionine beta-synthase-like: MKNSNLEYELLAKCEYFNPGGSVKDRIAHRIVEDAEKAGILKPGATIIEPTSGNTGIGLALAAAVKGYRCVIVISEKMSNEKVDVLKALGAEVVRTPISASSDSPEGLFGVTNRLKNEIPNSIILDQYSNPGNPLAYYDTTAEEILDQCDSKIDMIVLGTGTGGTMTGIGRKIEEKSPNTIVVGVDPEGSILALPEEVNKTETDIYEVEGIGYDFIPTVLDRNVVDEWVKINDQESLPMARRLIKEEGLLSGGSSGAVVSGALKAAKNLKKNQRVVVLLPDSIRNYITKFVSDHWMESKNLQEPVNTQNHWWWDTAVTEITMQPLTTAKQCIPCFKVLKMMKLSGIDQIPIVDNDGSLVGVVTMQNLLNKLIAKKITANDEISTIVETIFPKISSSGTLGVVSRTLERESFVVVVDKNKALGIITAVDLLQFIATEEGCRRKTEENNHLNN; the protein is encoded by the exons ATGAAGAATTCGAATTTGGAATATGAACTACTAGCCAAATGTGAGTATTTCAATCCTGGTGGTTCTGTGAAAGATCGAATTGCCCACCGGATTGTAGAAGATGCTGAAAAAGCAGGAATACTGAAACCAGGCGCTACAATAATTGAACCCACTTCTGGAAATACTGGTATTGGTCTCGCACTTGCAGCTGCTGTTAAAGGGTACCGTTGTGTGATAGTTATATCCGAGAAGAtgtcaaatgaaaaagtggatgtTCTTAAAGCTCTTGGTGCCGAAGTGGTCAGAACTCCTATCTCAGCTAGTTCCGATTCACCTGAAGGACTATTTGGCGTAACTAACAGACTGAAGAATGAAATTCCCAACTCTATTATTCTCGACCAATACAGTAATCCTGGAAATCCTTTGGCGTATTATGATACAACTGCTgaggaaatattggatcaatGTGATAGTAAAATCGATATGATTGTACTTGGTACTGGTACAG GTGGCACCATGACAGGAATTGGAAGAAAGATCGAAGAAAAATCACCAAACACAATCGTTGTAGGTGTTGATCCTGAAGGTTCCATTTTAGCACTGCCTGAAGAAGTTAATAAAACAGAAACTGATATTTACGAAGTAGAAGGAATTGGCTATGATTTCATACCAACTGTTTTGGACCGTAATGTTGTTGATGAGTGGGTTAAAATTAACGATCAAGAATCTCTGCCAATGGCTCGTAGACTCATTAAGGAGGAAGGTCTTCTATCTGGAGGAAGCAGTGGTGCAGTTGTTTCTGGTGCTCTCAAAGCTGCcaaaaacttgaagaaaaatCAACGTGTTGTAGTTCTGTTACCTGATAGTATAAGAAATTACATCACAAAGTTTGTTTCTGATCATTGGATGGAGTCAAAAAATTTACAAGAACCTGTTAATACACAAAATCATTGGTGGTGGGATACTGCTGTTACAGAAATCACAATGCAACCTCTGACAACAGCTAAACAGTGTATCCCGTGTTTCAAAgtgttgaaaatgatgaaactaAGTGGAATAGATCAAATACCAATTGTTGACAATGATGGTTCTCTCGTAGGTGTGGTGACTATGCAGAATTTACTAAATAAACTTATAGCAAAGAAAATAACTGCAAATGATGAAATATCAACTATAGTTGAGACAATTTTCCCCAAAATATCTAGCTCTGGAACTTTGGGAGTTGTTTCAAGAACGTTGGAAAGGGAATCATTTGTGGTTGTTGTAGACAAAAACAAAGCACTTGGTATAATCACTGCTGTTGATTTGTTACAATTCATTGCCACAGAAGAAGGTTGCCGAAGAAAAACAGAAGAGAATAATCATCTGAATAATTGA